ATGCTCTCCAGGTTTTCAATGGGATCTTCGGAGGCTTTTCACATTCCAAGCTTTTCTTGAATGTCCGGGAAAAAAATAGCCTTGCCTATTATGTCGCAAGTCGTCTTGAGAGCCATAAAGGTTTGATGATGGTCATGTCAGGAATTGAATTTGAAAATTTCGAGCTGGCTGTAAAAATAATTCGTGAACAAATGGAAGCTATGCAAGCAGGCGATTTTACTGACCAGGAAATCGAACAGACAAAGGCAGTGATTGAAAACCAAATGCTTGAAACAATGGATACAGCAAGAGGGATGGTAGAGGTCCTGTATCATAATGTTGTGTCCGGACAAAATGTCAGCCTCGATGACTGGCTTCAGGGCATGAGTAAAACCACAAAAGAAGAAATCGTTGATGTAGCCAAAAAGGTTCAGCTTGATACGGTCTACTTCTTAACTGGATTGGAGGCGGACAAATAATGGAGAAGATCACTTTTGAACAGCTTCAGGAAGAAATGTACTACGAAAAGCTGAATAATGGGCTTGATGTCTACATCCTTCCGAAAAAAGGCTTCAATAAAACATATGCTACTTTTACAACGAAATACGGATCGATCGATAATCACTTCCTTCCGCCGGGAAAGGGTGATTATGTGAAGGTGCCCGATGGCATCGCTCATTTCCTTGAGCATAAATTGTTTGAAAAGGAAGATGGAGACGTGTTCCAGCAGTTCAGCAAACAGGGGGCTTCCGCGAACGCATTCACCTCCTTCACGAGGACAGCTTATTTGTTCTCCAGTACATCCAATGTAGAGAAAAATCTGGAGACGTTGATTGACTTTGTCCAGGAACCATATTTTACAGAGAAGACAGTTGAAAAGGAAAAGGGAATTATCGGGCAAGAGATCACGATGTATGATGACAACCCTGATTGGAGACTGTATTTTGGCCTGATCCAGAATATGTATAAGAATCACCCGGTAAGCATTGATATCGCAGGTACGATCGATTCGATTTCCCATATTACGAAAGATATGCTGTATGAATGCTACGAAACCTTTTACCATCCAAGTAATATGCTATTGTTCGTAGTAGGTCAAGTTAACCCTGATGAAATCATGGGCTTGATAAAAGAGAACCAGGGGAAAAAGGAATACAAAAACCAGCCTGAAATTAAGCGGGTATTTGATGAAGAACAGGCAGAGGTTGCTGAAAAGAAACAAGTTCTGAAAATGAATGTCCAGACGTCCAAGTGCCTGGTTGGCATCAAGGCTGCCAACCCAACTGAATCAGGCAAGGAGATGCTGAAAAAAGAGCTGTCAATCAATGTGATGCTTGATATACTTTTTGGGAAAAGTTCTGAAAACTACACCGAGTTATATGGTTCAGGGTTAATCGATGATACGTTTTCATACGATTATACTGAGGAGCAAGGCTTTGGTTTTGCAATGGTTGGCGGTGATACGAATGAGCCTGACGTTCTCGCCAGCAAGCTTGAAACAATGCTGATGGAGGCAAAAGAAGGCCGAGGGTTGACCGGTGATAACCTTGAAAGGACGAAAAAGAAAAAAATAGGAGCCTTTCTAAGGGCTGTTAATTCACCTGAATATATAGCGAACCAATTCACACGCTATGCATTCAACGACATGGATTTGTTCGAGGTTGTTCCGGTACTTGAAAGCCTGACGCTGGACGATATCAAGCAGGCGGCTAACAAGCTGATTGCTGAAGAGCGATTCACGGTATGTCAGGTAGTGCCAAAGGATAAGAAGTAACCAACATTCAATGAGATGTGCGCCGGTCATAACCGGCGCATTATTTAATGAGGTATTTGGAGAGGAAGAACATGAAGAAATTCGCACTCGTAACTGGAGCAAGTGGAGCGATTGGCAAGGCGATCTCCATGAAGCTTGCATCGGAAGGTTATTCGCTTTACCTGCACTTTAACCAGAATGAACAAGGAATGAAAGAAATTGTGGGCCAGATTGAACACTTTGGCGGTGAGTATATACCGATCAAGGCAAACCTGGCATCAAAATCAGGATACTTGGAATTAGCTGCAAATATCTTTTCGCTTGATGCAATTGTAC
This window of the Mesobacillus jeotgali genome carries:
- the yfmH gene encoding EF-P 5-aminopentanol modification-associated protein YfmH; the protein is MEKITFEQLQEEMYYEKLNNGLDVYILPKKGFNKTYATFTTKYGSIDNHFLPPGKGDYVKVPDGIAHFLEHKLFEKEDGDVFQQFSKQGASANAFTSFTRTAYLFSSTSNVEKNLETLIDFVQEPYFTEKTVEKEKGIIGQEITMYDDNPDWRLYFGLIQNMYKNHPVSIDIAGTIDSISHITKDMLYECYETFYHPSNMLLFVVGQVNPDEIMGLIKENQGKKEYKNQPEIKRVFDEEQAEVAEKKQVLKMNVQTSKCLVGIKAANPTESGKEMLKKELSINVMLDILFGKSSENYTELYGSGLIDDTFSYDYTEEQGFGFAMVGGDTNEPDVLASKLETMLMEAKEGRGLTGDNLERTKKKKIGAFLRAVNSPEYIANQFTRYAFNDMDLFEVVPVLESLTLDDIKQAANKLIAEERFTVCQVVPKDKK